A single region of the Hippoglossus hippoglossus isolate fHipHip1 chromosome 17, fHipHip1.pri, whole genome shotgun sequence genome encodes:
- the parla gene encoding presenilins-associated rhomboid-like protein, mitochondrial isoform X1: MAWRGCVTKWTKTQLISRSHSSAPRGCRQSLYNQQRCGFRREAKRPDTKKGNGSQETNPSPHEASTPGPPPPPKVPRPTLFTPLMFTVGFTGCSFGVAAILQYETLKSKVQTAKDEEESEELEKVQGSQDTAYWHDWWNQLSGFQRQLILLMSMADDVWSGLTEGQKTVTGIIAVNAVVLCLWRIPSMQRSMIKYFTANPASKTRCLPMVLSTFSHYSLIHMVANMYVLWTFSSGIVSLLGKEQFLAVYLSAGVVSNMVSYLCKTTSGRLYPSLGASGAVMAVLAAVCAKVPEAKLGIIFLPMVTFTAGNALKALIAIDAAGLFLGWRLFDHAAHLGGALFGVWYVAYGYKLIWRKREPFVKLWHDIRSLGAGGSRPGGGAGGGAGGPRPQ, from the exons ATGGCGTGGAGAGGATGTGTCACGAAATGGACCAAAACACAGCTGATCAGCAGGTCACACAGCTCCGCTCCACGAGGCTGCag ACAGAGTCTCTACAACCAACAGAGGTGTGGATTTCGTCGTGAGGCCAAAAGGCCGGACACAAAGAAAGGCAATGGCAGCCAGGAAACAAATCCTTCACCCCATGAAGCTAGCACCCCAGGGCCCCCACCTCCTCCAAAGGTCCCCAGGCCGACACTCTTCACACCGCTGATGTTCACAGTAGGG TTTACAGGCTGCTCCTTTGGTGTTGCTGCCATTCTGCAATATGAGACGCTGAAGTCAAAAGTTCAGACTGCCAAAGATGAAGAGGAGTCAGAAGAATTGGAGAAGGT CCAGGGGTCGCAGGACACAGCATACTGGCACGACTGGTGGAACCAGTTGTCGGGCTTCCAGCGACAGCTCATCCTCCTAATGTCAATGGCGGACGACGTCTGGAGCGGCctcacagagggacagaagaCTGTTACAG GTATTATTGCAGTGAACGCTGTGGTCCTGTGTTTGTGGCGGATCCCTTCGATGCAAAGAAGCATGATTAAGTACTTCACTGCCAACCCAGCTTCCA aAACTCGCTGTCTTCCCATGGTCCTGTCGACCTTCAGCCACTACTCCCTCATCCACATGGTGGCCAACATGTATGTGCTGTGGACGTTCTCCTCAGGCATCGTGTCTCTCTTGGGAAAGGAGCAGTTTCTTGCGGTCTACCTGTCTGCCG gtgtggtTTCCAATATGGTTAGCTACTTGTGTAAAACAACCTCTGGACGTCTCTATCCATCATTAGGAGCA TCCGGTGCAGTCATGGCGGTCCTGGCTGCAGTCTGTGCAAAGGTGCCCGAGGCCAAACTAGGCATTATCTTCCTCCCGATGGTGACTTTCACAGCAGGAAAT GCTCTGAAAGCACTCATTGCCATAGATGCAGCAGGGCTTTTTCTGGGATGGCGGCTCTTTGACCACGCAGCTCACCTGGGCGGAGCCCTCTTTGGAGT ATGGTACGTGGCGTACGGATACAAACTCATTTGGAGAAAGAGGGAGCCATTTGTAAAGCTGTGGCATGACATTCGTTCTCTGGGTGCTGGTGGATCCAGGCCTGGCGGTGGGGCCGGTGGTGGTGCTGGAGGACCCAGACCCCAATAA
- the parla gene encoding presenilins-associated rhomboid-like protein, mitochondrial isoform X2, translated as MAWRGCVTKWTKTQLISRSHSSAPRGCRQSLYNQQRCGFRREAKRPDTKKGNGSQETNPSPHEASTPGPPPPPKVPRPTLFTPLMFTVGFTGCSFGVAAILQYETLKSKVQTAKDEEESEELEKGSQDTAYWHDWWNQLSGFQRQLILLMSMADDVWSGLTEGQKTVTGIIAVNAVVLCLWRIPSMQRSMIKYFTANPASKTRCLPMVLSTFSHYSLIHMVANMYVLWTFSSGIVSLLGKEQFLAVYLSAGVVSNMVSYLCKTTSGRLYPSLGASGAVMAVLAAVCAKVPEAKLGIIFLPMVTFTAGNALKALIAIDAAGLFLGWRLFDHAAHLGGALFGVWYVAYGYKLIWRKREPFVKLWHDIRSLGAGGSRPGGGAGGGAGGPRPQ; from the exons ATGGCGTGGAGAGGATGTGTCACGAAATGGACCAAAACACAGCTGATCAGCAGGTCACACAGCTCCGCTCCACGAGGCTGCag ACAGAGTCTCTACAACCAACAGAGGTGTGGATTTCGTCGTGAGGCCAAAAGGCCGGACACAAAGAAAGGCAATGGCAGCCAGGAAACAAATCCTTCACCCCATGAAGCTAGCACCCCAGGGCCCCCACCTCCTCCAAAGGTCCCCAGGCCGACACTCTTCACACCGCTGATGTTCACAGTAGGG TTTACAGGCTGCTCCTTTGGTGTTGCTGCCATTCTGCAATATGAGACGCTGAAGTCAAAAGTTCAGACTGCCAAAGATGAAGAGGAGTCAGAAGAATTGGAGAAG GGGTCGCAGGACACAGCATACTGGCACGACTGGTGGAACCAGTTGTCGGGCTTCCAGCGACAGCTCATCCTCCTAATGTCAATGGCGGACGACGTCTGGAGCGGCctcacagagggacagaagaCTGTTACAG GTATTATTGCAGTGAACGCTGTGGTCCTGTGTTTGTGGCGGATCCCTTCGATGCAAAGAAGCATGATTAAGTACTTCACTGCCAACCCAGCTTCCA aAACTCGCTGTCTTCCCATGGTCCTGTCGACCTTCAGCCACTACTCCCTCATCCACATGGTGGCCAACATGTATGTGCTGTGGACGTTCTCCTCAGGCATCGTGTCTCTCTTGGGAAAGGAGCAGTTTCTTGCGGTCTACCTGTCTGCCG gtgtggtTTCCAATATGGTTAGCTACTTGTGTAAAACAACCTCTGGACGTCTCTATCCATCATTAGGAGCA TCCGGTGCAGTCATGGCGGTCCTGGCTGCAGTCTGTGCAAAGGTGCCCGAGGCCAAACTAGGCATTATCTTCCTCCCGATGGTGACTTTCACAGCAGGAAAT GCTCTGAAAGCACTCATTGCCATAGATGCAGCAGGGCTTTTTCTGGGATGGCGGCTCTTTGACCACGCAGCTCACCTGGGCGGAGCCCTCTTTGGAGT ATGGTACGTGGCGTACGGATACAAACTCATTTGGAGAAAGAGGGAGCCATTTGTAAAGCTGTGGCATGACATTCGTTCTCTGGGTGCTGGTGGATCCAGGCCTGGCGGTGGGGCCGGTGGTGGTGCTGGAGGACCCAGACCCCAATAA
- the extl2 gene encoding exostosin-like 2: MRVPRCCMGLRRTYLIWPILLILLVGAALTALLPPAEDHGGLDVLGVLRRATPQKENPAQGDRGNSAEGEHKFTIVIQTYNRTDILLKLLNHYQAVPHLQRIIIVWNNVREQTPLKLWNSLGPHPVPVVFKEQTSNQMRNRLQSFPEIDTDAVLMLDDDTLVSVPDISFAFSVWKQFSDQIVGFVPRKHVSTPGGVYSYGSFELQDPETTGGDRYSMVLIGAAFFHRRYLQLFQDQPPAVHALVDETQNCDDIAMNFVVAQYLRKHLKFVGRFNKPSGVFVKPVDLRNLEKEASSGYQGMWHRPEHLLQRSYCLNRLTQIYGFMPLCFSNLMVSQFGFPSYANHKSRG; encoded by the exons ATGAG GGTCCCCCGTTGCTGCATGGGGCTGCGAAGAACTTATTTGATCTGGCCAATCTTACTGATCCTCCTGGTCGGTGCAGCCCTGACGGCTCTGCTGCCTCCCGCAGAGGACCATGGAGGCCTGGACGTCCTGGGAGTGCTACGCCGTGCAACACCACAAAAGGAGAATCCCGCACAGGGCGACCGTGGCAACAGCGCAGAGGGCGAGCACAAGTTCACCATTGTCATTCAAACATACAACCGCACGGACATTCTCCTCAAACTGCTCAACCATTACCAGGCGGTGCCTCATCTGCAGCGGATCATCATAGTGTGGAACAATGTAAGGGAGCAGACACCCCTGAAGTTGTGGAACTCTTTGGGGCCTCATCCGGTCCCTGTGGTCTTTAAGGAGCAGACTAGTAATCAAATGCGCAACAGACTACAATCGTTCCCTGAGATTGACACTGATG CCGTGTTGATGCTGGATGACGACACCCTGGTCAGCGTTCCCGACATCAGTTTTGCTTTCTCAGTCTGGAAG CAATTTTCAGACCAGATTGTTGGCTTTGTTCCACGGAAACACGTCTCAACACCAGGAGGAGTGTACAGTTATGGCAGCTTTGAACTGCAGGATCCAGAAACGACTGGAGGCGATAG atACTCCATGGTACTTATCGGTGCTGCCTTTTTTCACCGCCGCTACCTGCAGCTCTTCCAGGACCAACCTCCAGCCGTGCATGCACTGGTGGACGAAACACAGAACTGCGACGATATTGCCATGAACTTTGTTGTAGCCCAGTATTTGAGGAAACATTTGAAGTTTGTAGGCAGATTCAACAAACCCTCTGGGGTCTTTGTCAAACCTGTGGACCTTCGCAACCTGGAGAAGGAGGCCAGCAGCGGGTACCAGGGTATGTGGCATCGTCCCGAACACCTTCTCCAGAGGTCCTACTGTCTGAACAGGCTGACGCAGATCTATGGCTTCATGCCGCTTTGCTTCTCCAACCTGATGGTCTCCCAGTTTGGCTTCCCCAGCTACGCCAACCACAAGAGtagaggctga
- the zgc:110366 gene encoding glyoxal reductase isoform X1: MASVLGCPTVPLANGLQIPIFGLGTSHDGGYSHDAVVYALTECGVRHLDTAKHYGCEEMLGKSIRDSGLARSDLWLTNKLWPGDYGYEDTKKACMDSCSRMGVEYFDLYLMHWPGPKKPCRSNREMRADTWRALEELYKEGVCRAIGVSNFMVHHLEQLKEDCSEIPHVNQVEYHPYQQTNQVKEYCREEGIVLEGYSPLAKGQVLGDPTVSQIAEKYRRTPAQICVRWSIQNGVVTIPKSTKKKRIQENCRVFDFQLEEGDMAALGGLQDGRHVSWDPTNVE; the protein is encoded by the exons ATGGCGTCCGTGCTGGGTTGTCCCACAGTCCCACTTGCCAATGGTTTGCAGATCCCGATATTTGGACTAG GCACATCTCATGATGGTGGATACTCCCATGATGCCGTTGTGTATGCACTCACTGAGTGTGGTGTGCGTCACCTTGACACAGCAAAGCACTACGGCTGTGAGGAGATGCTGGGTAAAAGCATCCGAGATAGTGGCCTAGCACGAAGTGATCTGTGGCTCACCAACAAACTGTGGCCAGGGGACTACGGATACGAAGATACAAAGAAGGCCTGCATGGACTCCTGCTCAAGGATGGGGGTGGAATATTTCG ATCTGTACCTGATGCACTGGCCGGGGCCGAAGAAACCTTGTCGCTCCAACAGAGAGATGAGAGCCGACACCTGGAGAGCTTTGGAAGAGCTTTATAAAGAAG GGGTATGCCGTGCTATCGGAGTGAGTAACTTCATGGTCCACCACCTGGAGCAGTTGAAGGAAGACTGTAGTGAGATACCACATGTAAACCAG GTGGAGTACCATCCTTACCAGCAGACCAATCAGGTAAAAGAGTACTGTCGTGAGGAAGGGATTGTTTTGGAAGGCTACAGTCCGCTGGCCAAGGGTCAAGTCCTCGGTGACCCCACTGTCTCCCAGATAGCAGAGAAGTACCGACGCACACCTGCTCAGATCTGCGTCCGCTGGAGTATTCAG AATGGAGTTGTAACAATACCTAAATCCACCAAAAAGAAGAGGATACAAGAAAACTGTCGA gtgTTTGATTTCCAGCTGGAGGAGGGGGACATGGCAGCGTTGGGAGGTTTGCAAGATGGAAGACACGTTTCTTGGGATCCAACAAATGTGGAGtaa